Proteins from a single region of Candidatus Palauibacter soopunensis:
- a CDS encoding class I adenylate-forming enzyme family protein has product MIPPEPSPTSALSVADLFARYAELSPHAPCIRARDGSWSYSRVAAQARALAVGLHNLGVEPGDRVAVQLPNWPEFVVSTLAVAEAGAVLVPISPNCSARELRFTLRNSEAAVAISAESWDGVDYLQRFESLLTRLPDLQYVVTVGEEDLWYDDRIFQFEDLIASGRGREIPPTDVDLQRDPCAILYTPGTTGAPKGVVLTHDNLVRTALATAARLELDGDDRTLCIVPLPNIFGLTALLTTLGTGGALVLQETFDAAGALALAREHEATVVHGVPTMFVMLLRALERGGARPDSLRTGVIAGAPVGDDLVRDARRRLIPDLESAYGLTETSPTVSITTRSDPESKRAHTVGRPLEGVELKVLDEDGGELPTESVGELAVRGFNVMRGYFRQPGQTRKTMTEDGFLKTGDLAMVDPEGYLHIVGRLSDVILRGGNSVHPAEIEAQLRSHPAVEEAVVLGIPNDVLGELICACVITAEGALITADEIRDFCHESLAEHRVPDLIHFLDEFPEASSAQARRVSLARIIRAEAN; this is encoded by the coding sequence GTGATCCCCCCCGAACCGTCACCGACCTCCGCGCTCAGCGTCGCCGATCTCTTCGCCCGATACGCGGAGTTGAGCCCGCACGCGCCCTGCATACGGGCGCGGGACGGGTCGTGGAGCTATTCCCGCGTCGCGGCGCAGGCGCGCGCCCTGGCCGTGGGGCTTCACAACCTGGGAGTCGAACCCGGCGACCGCGTCGCGGTCCAGTTGCCCAACTGGCCGGAATTCGTGGTCTCCACTCTCGCGGTCGCGGAAGCCGGCGCCGTCCTCGTGCCCATCAGTCCGAACTGTTCCGCGCGCGAGCTGCGTTTCACGCTGCGGAATTCCGAGGCCGCCGTCGCGATCTCGGCCGAGAGCTGGGACGGTGTGGACTATCTCCAGCGCTTCGAGAGCCTCCTCACCCGTCTGCCGGACCTTCAGTACGTGGTGACGGTCGGAGAGGAAGATCTCTGGTACGACGACCGGATCTTCCAGTTCGAGGACCTCATCGCGAGCGGCCGCGGCCGGGAAATCCCGCCGACGGATGTGGACCTGCAGCGGGATCCCTGCGCGATTCTGTACACGCCCGGGACGACGGGGGCTCCGAAGGGGGTCGTCCTCACGCACGACAACCTGGTGCGCACCGCCCTCGCGACGGCCGCGCGGCTGGAGCTGGACGGCGACGATCGAACGCTGTGTATCGTCCCTCTGCCGAACATCTTCGGGCTCACCGCCCTGCTCACGACGCTCGGCACGGGAGGGGCGCTCGTGCTGCAGGAGACGTTCGACGCGGCCGGCGCGCTCGCGCTCGCGCGGGAGCACGAGGCCACGGTCGTGCACGGTGTCCCGACCATGTTCGTGATGCTGCTGCGGGCGCTGGAACGCGGCGGGGCCCGGCCCGATTCCCTGCGCACCGGGGTCATCGCGGGCGCCCCTGTCGGCGACGACCTGGTGCGCGACGCGCGCCGTCGTTTGATCCCCGATCTCGAAAGCGCCTACGGCCTCACCGAGACCTCCCCGACGGTCTCGATCACGACCCGGTCCGATCCCGAATCGAAGCGGGCCCACACGGTGGGTCGCCCGCTCGAGGGCGTCGAACTCAAGGTGCTTGACGAGGACGGGGGAGAACTCCCCACCGAGTCCGTGGGCGAACTCGCCGTGCGAGGTTTCAACGTGATGCGCGGCTACTTCCGCCAGCCCGGCCAGACCCGAAAAACCATGACGGAAGACGGTTTCCTGAAGACCGGCGACCTTGCGATGGTCGACCCCGAGGGTTACCTGCATATCGTCGGCCGCTTGAGCGACGTGATTCTTCGCGGGGGTAACAGCGTACACCCTGCCGAAATCGAAGCGCAGCTCCGGTCCCACCCCGCGGTGGAAGAAGCGGTGGTTCTCGGGATCCCCAACGACGTGCTGGGTGAACTCATCTGCGCCTGCGTGATCACTGCCGAAGGGGCTCTGATCACGGCCGACGAAATCCGCGATTTCTGCCACGAATCTCTGGCAGAGCACAGAGTGCCGGATCTCATTCACTTTCTGGATGAGTTTCCGGAGGCCTCCAGCGCACAAGCGCGCCGCGTGAGTCTGGCCCGCATCATACGCGCGGAGGCCAACTAG
- the folK gene encoding 2-amino-4-hydroxy-6-hydroxymethyldihydropteridine diphosphokinase, giving the protein MGSNLGSRIDHLRAAARHLAKKVLVEPRFSRVYETAPAYGLDQPAYLNACCVGWTRLEPGALLASLKGLESNAGRDPDAPRFSSRPLDLDILLYANEVVETPHLAIPHAALADRAFVLLPLAEVAGAWRHPALGRSIAELAAAIDPEGVAVTDLRLTGASDGGS; this is encoded by the coding sequence ATGGGATCGAATCTGGGTTCTCGCATCGACCATCTGCGCGCCGCCGCGCGACACCTGGCGAAGAAGGTGCTGGTCGAGCCGCGGTTCTCCAGGGTTTATGAGACGGCGCCCGCCTACGGCCTGGACCAACCCGCCTACCTGAACGCCTGCTGCGTCGGTTGGACCCGTCTCGAGCCCGGCGCCCTGCTCGCCTCGCTCAAGGGTCTCGAATCGAACGCGGGACGCGACCCGGATGCGCCGAGATTTTCCTCCCGTCCTCTCGATCTCGACATCCTTCTCTACGCGAACGAAGTTGTCGAAACGCCGCATCTGGCGATTCCACACGCCGCCCTCGCGGATCGGGCCTTCGTTCTCCTCCCGCTGGCGGAGGTTGCCGGCGCCTGGCGACATCCCGCGCTCGGGCGCTCGATCGCCGAGTTGGCGGCCGCGATCGACCCGGAGGGTGTCGCCGTCACGGATCTGCGACTGACGGGTGCTTCCGATGGAGGCTCATGA
- the aroB gene encoding 3-dehydroquinate synthase, whose product MSRRTLEVRVTGGGGYPIHIEPGLLDETASICRRHALAHRYAVIADSQVARLYGAGIVSRLEDAGLAADLFPFPAGEWNKSREQWAALSDRMLHARFGRDSAVVALGGGVAGDLAGFVAATYMRGVPVVQIPTTLLAMLDSSVGGKTGVDTEAGKNLIGAFHHPSAVLIDPAVLETLPRHQRSAGLAEAVKTAAILDVELWDWMTRGSAALSSGDPDASAELIERVVRHKAAVVGDDPLEHGRREILNFGHTVGHALEALEGYKLLHGEAVAAGMRVESRLGELLGITEDGTSQRLAALLEACGLGGDWETDREPTEIRDAMSKDKKARQDRIRCVFLSQLGEVAIDTDGRHSFGLGEEDLGEPLATALRPAPGG is encoded by the coding sequence ATGAGCCGTAGGACTCTGGAGGTGCGGGTCACCGGGGGCGGGGGCTACCCGATTCACATCGAACCGGGCCTGCTCGACGAGACGGCGTCGATCTGCCGGCGACACGCGCTGGCGCACCGATACGCCGTGATCGCGGATTCGCAGGTCGCGCGGCTCTATGGCGCCGGGATCGTCTCCCGCCTGGAGGATGCCGGTCTCGCCGCCGATCTGTTCCCGTTCCCGGCGGGCGAGTGGAACAAGAGCCGGGAGCAGTGGGCCGCGCTGAGCGATCGCATGCTTCACGCGCGGTTCGGCCGCGACTCCGCCGTCGTCGCGCTGGGAGGCGGGGTCGCGGGCGATCTGGCGGGTTTCGTCGCGGCCACGTACATGCGCGGGGTTCCCGTCGTTCAGATTCCCACGACGCTTCTGGCCATGCTGGACAGTTCCGTGGGAGGGAAGACGGGGGTGGATACGGAAGCGGGCAAGAATCTGATCGGGGCGTTCCATCACCCATCGGCCGTGCTCATCGATCCCGCCGTGCTGGAGACGCTGCCACGGCATCAGCGCAGCGCCGGGCTGGCCGAGGCCGTGAAGACGGCGGCGATTCTCGATGTGGAACTCTGGGATTGGATGACGCGCGGCTCTGCGGCGCTATCGAGCGGCGACCCCGACGCATCCGCGGAACTCATCGAGCGCGTCGTGCGGCACAAGGCGGCCGTGGTCGGCGACGATCCGCTGGAGCACGGCCGCCGCGAGATTCTGAATTTCGGACACACCGTGGGCCACGCGCTGGAGGCGCTCGAGGGTTACAAGCTCCTCCACGGCGAGGCCGTCGCCGCGGGGATGCGCGTCGAATCCCGTCTCGGAGAACTGCTCGGGATTACGGAGGACGGCACCTCCCAACGGCTCGCCGCGCTGCTGGAGGCGTGCGGGCTCGGCGGCGACTGGGAAACCGACCGTGAGCCAACCGAGATTCGGGATGCGATGTCGAAGGACAAGAAGGCGCGTCAGGATCGGATCCGCTGCGTATTCCTTTCGCAACTCGGCGAGGTGGCCATCGACACGGATGGACGACACAGCTTCGGGCTCGGCGAGGAAGATCTCGGAGAACCGCTCGCGACGGCTTTACGGCCGGCCCCGGGGGGTTGA
- a CDS encoding SusC/RagA family TonB-linked outer membrane protein yields MLHRSSGRRKRASALAATAVSAWLFIGAAPLLAQGAISGTVTDAESLAPVAGAQVFVAGTVIGTLSGPEGTYRLDGVPAGEQTVTVRLIGYRELSQTVTVASGQVATADFSVEQTALRLQDIVVTGVVGETPQVKLPFTVERLSAQNFPVPAADVSALLTAKAAGVSVVSGSGQPGAEASIMLRGPTSINSSGRSLSPLIVIDGVIQSESASLSDIGSLDIDHVEIVKGAAAASLYGSRAQNGVIEISTKRGTGLQTNTLNILARGEYGIAQLVGDVGLTRSHPYQMNAAGTLFIDTDGNEVAFTDLSRGGFGAPVLANQINPDEPGDSFTSFANQAFPHELFDHMNTFFDPGETIDAYAAVTGRFGESSFRVSVDQFREGGIVRCTPCIDNLATLNADRVAQGLTAFNAGLPDDDGYERQNVRLNVDTRFGDLDIAASGFYSRANQDDKALENGAFSQLTFASPAVDLAQIDPVDGYPRIDADSQSISNNPLYLLAIVDSRDKRTRTMGSVDLNFSPASLDWLTLEANASFDRTDFYDYELYPKNEKTREGPTGGSLREGNFEDEAINASVTLGASETFMDGDLTVRGKARYLIEDQRFESNGVFGSQFSVQDVPNFGAITGSTTGSNSVRAIKAEGLFGIASMDYQGRYILDGLIRRDGSSLFGPDERWQTYYRGSFAWRVTQEDFWNIDAIDELKLRFSLGTAGGRPNFQAQYETFGISGGAIFPVNLGNTALKPEFTTEREAGINFVFFDNLGLDLTYAWQTTDDQLLRVPQPAFVGFSSQWQNAGEISAKTYEISMRYAPIDTEDMGLQFRLNWDRTRQEITRLDVPAYRQGTFFVSEGRPLGEMWGHVLARTCSDLEPVGIAAADCNANFRVNDDGILVWTGGADFTEGFSKRLWGTDGTVPTTDGGENTYLWGIPIKVVDYSPACVAKNPGNYMEKCQLTDVLPFGNTTPDFNVSFGSNFRYRNLAVNALVESSMGHSIYNNTAQWALRDDRGEDVDQTGKPLEFTKSIGYVAGVYLSNNDNDWFREDGDWIKIRELSIGYTLPDGMRQSLFGEMFDRITFNAIGRNLLTITDYRGYDPEVGRSGGELTNAGLQRYDSFGYPNFRSFTFSAELVF; encoded by the coding sequence ATGTTGCATAGGTCGTCAGGACGGCGGAAGCGCGCGAGCGCGCTGGCCGCCACGGCAGTGAGCGCCTGGCTCTTTATCGGCGCGGCCCCGCTGCTCGCTCAGGGAGCGATCTCGGGGACGGTGACCGACGCGGAGTCGCTGGCCCCGGTGGCCGGCGCGCAGGTGTTCGTTGCGGGAACGGTGATCGGTACGCTGTCGGGTCCGGAGGGCACGTACCGGTTGGACGGTGTACCGGCGGGCGAGCAGACCGTGACGGTCCGCCTGATCGGCTACCGGGAGCTGTCGCAGACAGTGACGGTGGCGTCGGGTCAGGTGGCGACGGCGGACTTCTCCGTGGAGCAGACGGCGCTTCGCCTCCAGGACATCGTCGTAACGGGAGTGGTGGGCGAAACGCCGCAGGTGAAGCTCCCGTTCACGGTGGAGCGGCTATCGGCGCAGAATTTCCCCGTGCCGGCGGCCGACGTCTCGGCGTTGCTGACGGCGAAGGCGGCCGGCGTGTCGGTTGTCTCCGGCTCCGGCCAGCCCGGAGCGGAGGCGTCGATCATGTTGCGCGGTCCAACTTCCATCAACTCCTCGGGGCGCTCCCTGTCGCCGCTGATCGTGATCGACGGGGTGATCCAGTCGGAGTCGGCCTCGCTCTCCGACATCGGATCGCTGGACATCGACCACGTGGAGATCGTGAAAGGGGCGGCGGCGGCGTCGCTGTACGGTTCGCGGGCGCAGAACGGCGTGATCGAGATCTCGACGAAGCGCGGGACGGGGCTGCAGACGAACACGCTGAACATCCTCGCCCGCGGCGAATACGGCATCGCCCAGTTGGTGGGGGACGTCGGTTTGACGCGGTCCCACCCGTACCAGATGAACGCCGCGGGAACGCTCTTCATCGATACCGACGGGAACGAGGTCGCTTTCACGGACCTGAGCCGCGGCGGATTCGGTGCTCCGGTCCTCGCGAACCAGATCAACCCCGACGAACCTGGCGATTCCTTCACGTCCTTCGCCAACCAGGCGTTCCCGCACGAACTGTTCGATCACATGAACACGTTCTTCGATCCCGGTGAAACGATCGATGCCTACGCCGCAGTGACGGGCCGGTTCGGCGAGTCGAGCTTCCGGGTGAGCGTGGACCAGTTCAGGGAAGGCGGCATCGTGCGTTGCACGCCGTGTATCGACAACCTTGCCACGTTGAACGCCGACCGGGTCGCCCAGGGCTTGACGGCCTTCAACGCCGGGCTGCCGGACGACGACGGATACGAGCGACAAAACGTGCGCCTGAACGTCGACACCCGGTTCGGGGACCTGGACATCGCGGCGAGCGGGTTCTACTCGCGCGCCAACCAGGACGACAAGGCGCTCGAGAACGGCGCGTTCAGCCAGTTGACGTTCGCCTCGCCGGCCGTCGACCTGGCACAGATCGACCCGGTGGACGGCTATCCGAGGATCGATGCGGACTCGCAGTCCATCTCCAACAACCCGCTCTACCTCCTGGCGATCGTAGACAGTCGGGACAAGCGGACGCGGACGATGGGTTCGGTCGACCTCAACTTCTCGCCGGCATCCCTCGACTGGCTGACCCTCGAGGCGAATGCGTCCTTCGACCGGACGGATTTCTACGACTACGAACTGTATCCGAAGAACGAGAAGACCCGTGAGGGCCCAACCGGCGGCAGCCTGCGCGAAGGCAACTTCGAGGACGAGGCGATCAACGCATCGGTGACGCTTGGCGCGAGCGAGACGTTCATGGACGGCGACCTCACGGTGCGTGGTAAGGCTCGCTACCTGATCGAGGATCAGCGCTTCGAGTCGAACGGCGTCTTCGGAAGCCAGTTTTCGGTGCAGGACGTCCCGAACTTCGGCGCCATCACCGGATCCACGACGGGCAGCAACTCCGTCCGGGCGATCAAGGCGGAAGGACTCTTCGGGATCGCGAGCATGGACTACCAGGGCCGTTACATCCTCGACGGTCTGATCCGGCGCGACGGTTCGTCCCTGTTCGGGCCTGACGAGCGGTGGCAGACCTACTACCGCGGCTCGTTTGCCTGGCGCGTGACGCAGGAGGACTTCTGGAACATCGACGCGATCGATGAACTGAAGCTGCGCTTCTCGCTGGGGACGGCCGGCGGGCGGCCGAACTTCCAGGCGCAGTACGAGACCTTCGGCATTTCGGGCGGCGCGATCTTCCCCGTCAACCTCGGGAACACGGCACTCAAGCCGGAGTTCACGACCGAGCGCGAGGCGGGAATCAACTTCGTCTTCTTCGACAACCTGGGTCTCGACCTGACGTATGCGTGGCAGACGACGGATGACCAGTTGCTGCGCGTTCCGCAGCCGGCGTTCGTGGGTTTCTCGAGCCAGTGGCAGAATGCGGGCGAGATCTCGGCGAAGACGTATGAGATCTCCATGCGCTACGCTCCGATCGACACGGAGGACATGGGCCTGCAGTTCCGGCTGAACTGGGATCGGACGCGCCAGGAGATCACGCGACTGGACGTTCCCGCGTACCGCCAGGGGACGTTCTTCGTCTCCGAGGGTCGTCCGCTGGGCGAGATGTGGGGCCACGTGCTGGCGCGAACGTGCTCGGATCTCGAACCCGTCGGCATCGCGGCTGCGGACTGCAACGCGAACTTCCGGGTGAACGATGACGGCATCCTCGTGTGGACGGGAGGCGCCGACTTCACCGAAGGGTTCAGCAAGAGACTCTGGGGGACGGACGGGACCGTGCCCACGACCGATGGTGGCGAGAACACGTATCTCTGGGGCATTCCGATCAAGGTTGTGGACTACTCGCCGGCGTGCGTGGCGAAGAATCCGGGCAACTACATGGAGAAGTGCCAGCTCACGGATGTGCTCCCGTTCGGGAACACGACGCCGGACTTCAACGTGTCGTTCGGGTCCAACTTCCGTTACAGGAACCTCGCCGTGAACGCCCTCGTCGAGTCGTCGATGGGTCACTCCATCTACAACAACACCGCGCAGTGGGCGCTCCGGGATGACCGGGGCGAGGACGTGGACCAGACGGGGAAACCCCTCGAGTTCACCAAGTCCATCGGCTACGTGGCCGGGGTGTATCTCTCGAACAACGACAACGACTGGTTCCGCGAGGACGGCGACTGGATCAAGATCCGCGAATTGTCGATCGGGTACACGCTGCCGGACGGGATGCGGCAGAGCCTCTTCGGCGAGATGTTCGACCGGATCACCTTCAACGCCATCGGCCGTAACCTGCTGACGATCACGGACTATCGCGGATACGATCCCGAAGTCGGCCGGAGCGGCGGCGAACTCACGAACGCGGGCCTGCAGAGGTACGACAGCTTCGGCTATCCGAACTTCCGCTCGTTCACGTTCTCGGCGGAACTGGTGTTCTGA
- a CDS encoding SusC/RagA family TonB-linked outer membrane protein produces MLFRLSGRRRRASALAATAVSAWLFIGAAPLLAQGAISGTVTDAESLAPVAGAQVFVAGTVIGTLSGPEGTYRLDGVPAGEQTVTVRLIGYRELSQTVTVASGQVATADFSVEQTALRLQDIVVTGVVGETPQVKLPFTVERLSAQDLPVPAADASSLLAGKAAGVSVVSASGQPGQPASIMLRGPTSINASGRSTSPLIVIDGVIQSEGASLSDVGALDIDHVEIVKGAAAASLYGSRAQNGVIEITTKRGTGLQTNTLNVLARGEYGLGQLVGDIGLVRSHPYTMNASGSKFIDSQGNEVDFRDLNRQGFGSALLYNQINPGDPGTTSTAFANQAFPGELFDHMDTFFDPGETMDIYGAVTGRFGESSFRVSVDQFREAGVVSCSQCIDNLATLNADRVAQGLAPFDVGVPDDEGFERQNVRLNVDTRFGDLDIAASGFYSRSNQDDKAVTTGAFSRLTFMSPAIELTGVSAFDGYPDIDADPQSIEANPLYLLAVNDSRDKRTRSMGSVDLNFSPAAIDWLTLEANASFDRTDFRDYTIRPKNERTSSASGTGELTGGSLREFNFTDEAINASVTLGASQTFLDGDVTVRAKARYLIEDQSFKSNGVFGSRFSVQDVPNFGAIIGETSGNNQVRSIKAEGLFGIASVDYQGRYILDGLIRRDGSSLFGPDERWQTYYRGSVAWRISQEDFWNIDAIDELKLRFSLGTAGGRPNFYAQYETFGVAQGAIFPINLGNRALKPEFTTEREAGLNFVFFENLGLDLTYAWQTTDDQLLQVPQAAFVGFSNQWQNAGEISAETYEVSLRYAAIDEQDMGLQFRLNWDRTRQEITRLDVPDYTVSTYYVSEGRPLGEMWGEVLATSCADLAPVGVSASDCNANFQVNDDGLLVYTGGANHTEGFSKKLWGTEGQVATADGGMRNYKWGHPFMVEDYSPACVAKNPGDYMEKCRLTDFLPFGNTTPDFSASFATNFRYRNLSLNALLESSVGHSIYNNTAQWALRELRGEDVDQTGKPLELNKPTGYASVIYNVGSDNSWFREDGDWLKVRELSLGYTLPESLTSSVFGDVFDRVTLNAIGRNLFTFTAYRGYDPEVGRDGGEVGSATLNRYDSFGYPNFRTFTFSAELVF; encoded by the coding sequence ATGTTGTTCAGGTTGTCAGGACGGCGGAGGCGCGCGAGCGCGCTGGCCGCCACGGCAGTGAGCGCCTGGCTCTTTATCGGCGCGGCCCCGCTGCTCGCTCAGGGAGCGATCTCGGGGACGGTGACCGACGCGGAGTCGCTGGCCCCGGTGGCCGGCGCGCAGGTGTTCGTTGCGGGAACGGTGATCGGTACGCTGTCGGGTCCGGAGGGCACGTACCGGTTGGACGGTGTACCGGCGGGCGAGCAGACCGTGACGGTCCGCCTGATCGGCTACCGGGAGCTGTCGCAGACAGTGACGGTGGCGTCGGGTCAGGTGGCGACGGCGGACTTCTCCGTGGAGCAGACGGCGCTTCGCCTCCAGGACATCGTCGTAACGGGAGTGGTGGGCGAAACGCCGCAGGTGAAGCTCCCGTTCACGGTGGAGCGGCTGTCGGCGCAGGATCTTCCGGTCCCGGCGGCGGACGCTTCGTCGCTGTTGGCGGGTAAGGCCGCGGGCGTATCGGTCGTCTCCGCTTCGGGCCAGCCGGGCCAGCCGGCGTCGATCATGCTGCGCGGACCGACGTCGATCAACGCCTCCGGCCGGAGCACGTCACCGCTGATCGTGATCGACGGCGTGATTCAGTCCGAAGGCGCGTCGCTGTCGGACGTGGGCGCGCTGGACATCGACCACGTGGAGATCGTGAAGGGAGCGGCGGCGGCGTCGCTGTACGGTTCGCGGGCGCAGAACGGCGTGATCGAGATCACGACGAAGCGCGGCACGGGCCTGCAGACGAACACGCTGAACGTCCTCGCGCGCGGCGAGTACGGCCTGGGCCAACTGGTCGGTGACATCGGCCTCGTGCGTTCGCATCCGTACACGATGAACGCGTCCGGCTCGAAGTTCATCGATTCGCAGGGCAATGAGGTCGACTTCCGCGACCTCAACCGACAGGGCTTCGGCTCGGCGCTGCTCTACAACCAGATCAATCCCGGCGATCCGGGCACCACGTCCACGGCGTTCGCAAACCAGGCGTTCCCGGGCGAACTGTTCGACCACATGGACACGTTCTTCGATCCCGGCGAGACGATGGACATCTACGGCGCCGTGACGGGTCGTTTCGGCGAGTCGAGCTTCCGGGTGAGCGTCGACCAGTTCCGCGAGGCAGGGGTCGTGAGCTGCTCGCAGTGCATCGACAACCTGGCAACGCTGAACGCGGACCGCGTCGCACAGGGGCTCGCGCCCTTCGATGTCGGAGTTCCCGACGACGAGGGCTTCGAGCGGCAGAACGTGCGTCTGAACGTCGACACGCGCTTCGGCGATCTCGACATTGCGGCGAGCGGCTTCTACTCGCGTTCCAATCAGGACGACAAGGCGGTCACGACCGGCGCTTTCTCCCGGCTGACCTTCATGTCGCCCGCGATCGAACTGACGGGCGTTTCGGCGTTCGACGGGTACCCCGATATCGACGCGGATCCGCAGTCGATCGAGGCGAACCCGCTCTACCTGCTTGCGGTGAACGACAGTCGCGACAAGCGCACGCGGTCGATGGGGTCGGTGGACCTCAACTTCTCGCCCGCGGCTATCGACTGGCTGACGCTCGAGGCGAACGCGTCGTTCGACCGGACGGACTTCCGGGACTACACGATCCGGCCCAAGAACGAGCGGACGTCAAGCGCCAGCGGAACGGGCGAACTCACCGGCGGCAGCCTGCGCGAGTTCAACTTCACCGATGAGGCGATCAATGCCTCCGTGACGCTCGGCGCGAGTCAGACGTTCCTGGACGGCGACGTCACGGTGCGCGCGAAGGCCCGCTACCTGATCGAGGACCAGAGCTTCAAGTCGAACGGCGTGTTCGGCAGCCGCTTCTCGGTGCAGGACGTGCCGAACTTCGGTGCGATCATCGGCGAGACGAGCGGAAACAACCAGGTCCGCTCGATCAAGGCGGAGGGGCTGTTCGGGATCGCGAGCGTCGACTACCAGGGTCGCTACATCCTCGACGGCCTGATCCGTCGCGACGGCTCCTCGCTGTTCGGACCCGATGAGCGGTGGCAGACGTACTACCGCGGCTCGGTCGCGTGGCGAATCTCTCAGGAGGACTTCTGGAACATCGACGCGATCGACGAGCTGAAGCTGCGCTTCTCGCTGGGTACGGCGGGTGGCCGCCCGAACTTCTATGCCCAGTATGAGACGTTCGGCGTTGCGCAGGGCGCGATCTTCCCGATCAACCTCGGGAACCGCGCGCTGAAGCCGGAGTTCACGACGGAGCGCGAAGCGGGGCTCAATTTCGTGTTCTTCGAGAACCTCGGTCTCGACCTGACGTACGCCTGGCAGACGACCGACGACCAGTTGCTGCAGGTTCCGCAGGCGGCGTTCGTGGGCTTCTCGAACCAGTGGCAGAACGCGGGCGAGATCTCGGCGGAGACGTACGAAGTGTCGCTGCGTTACGCGGCGATCGACGAGCAGGACATGGGCCTCCAGTTCCGGCTGAACTGGGACCGGACGCGGCAGGAGATCACGCGTCTCGACGTGCCCGACTACACGGTGTCGACCTACTACGTCTCCGAGGGTCGTCCGCTGGGCGAGATGTGGGGCGAAGTCCTGGCCACGAGTTGTGCGGACCTGGCGCCGGTCGGCGTGTCGGCTTCCGACTGCAACGCCAACTTCCAGGTGAACGACGACGGACTTCTCGTCTACACCGGCGGTGCGAACCACACCGAAGGGTTCAGCAAGAAGCTGTGGGGCACGGAAGGCCAGGTGGCCACGGCCGATGGTGGAATGCGGAACTACAAGTGGGGACATCCCTTCATGGTGGAGGACTACTCGCCGGCCTGCGTCGCCAAGAATCCGGGCGACTACATGGAGAAGTGCCGGCTGACCGACTTCCTGCCGTTCGGGAACACGACGCCGGATTTCAGCGCTTCGTTCGCGACGAACTTCCGGTACAGGAACCTCAGCCTGAACGCGCTCCTCGAGTCGTCGGTGGGTCACTCGATCTACAACAACACGGCGCAGTGGGCGCTTCGCGAACTGCGCGGCGAGGACGTGGATCAGACGGGCAAGCCGCTCGAGTTGAACAAGCCGACGGGCTACGCCTCGGTCATCTACAACGTCGGGTCGGACAACTCCTGGTTCCGCGAAGACGGCGACTGGCTCAAGGTCCGCGAGCTTTCGCTCGGCTACACGCTGCCGGAATCGCTCACGTCGTCCGTGTTCGGGGACGTGTTCGACCGGGTCACGCTGAACGCCATCGGACGCAACCTGTTCACCTTCACCGCATACCGCGGGTACGATCCCGAAGTCGGCCGAGACGGCGGGGAGGTCGGGAGCGCGACCTTGAACCGCTACGACAGCTTCGGTTACCCGAATTTCCGAACGTTCACCTTCTCGGCGGAACTCGTCTTCTGA